The DNA sequence aacttttatatgtttatcttatttgggtcgacacttataggatttgcatgtaattggtgctaggtttaagaacatgaaatcgacttttcgttttgtgtaacttgaatcaaaagtagtaaaggttctggacaagaatcgaatttaattgaagaggattgcaattaggtggacttttccataactaagttgtacacttgagttgatagcctttctctatgtctaatgcgttgaacatgtcatgattgactagctttctagggcttgattgcatgtttgataggattaatctaggtgctttcgcttaggttaattagcattgaaaagtaaaatatgggaaatcatttgctttcgaatgtttcacatgatcaactcctctctcatgacttggaagaacaattatagggtttgaatcgaatttgattacatggaattgattttgatctttgttccttgcgttccacccttgtatatatgtttttacgttttctttatttttatttttaattttaagaatcctaatccccccccccccttatttgtgtttacttgtatatatttattctttattttattttgtaaataatactttattattttaattctttatttgtttatacaattctatatatttatattctttattttatttttgtaaataatacttttctttatttgtttcacaattacaagtgtaccctcaatccccggatagaacgatccctatttgcttatactactaacgatatttcagggttaaattatgcgttCCCAAAGGCGCATCAGCAAGAAGAGgccgaattccactcaacttcaaagagtcaagagatcagttcaagtcataaagcagccgatataaatagaagcaAGACAAGAAGACAAATacacacaactccagaaactcaagccatcaagcttttcttatttcgtgttaccttttgcttaggtagaatttccgtTTGCTTCCTTAGTTtatttgctctgctagttacaatctcagttactttacctttcttgtagcctagtatcgattttgaattgttttctttgttttctttcaaacaatagttgATAATTTTTAGCCATTCCAGATTTCAGTTTCTTTGTTATTATCTTatatttgctccttattgtctttacgctttacttgtttgatcgTGTTATTCATAGTAGCTATTACTCTTATATTTACTCATACTGTCACGACTACACCTAACTCACTCGACCTTCAGCCACCAAGTCCTTAATCTAGAGGCATCGAATCACAgccgagaataagttccttcctcggctaacaattgcttgataagtcagatttacatccactacacctacagttgcacacttggccttctggccgtgtgctggcacgctccgcatctattcatcgagaaggacatttgttccttgatccctcggctatataggccgaggtgattttcagaggcaacaaaAACACATTGCAAAATCCAATACACACATTTAACCAAAGCCATCTCTTTACCTAGCAGTAGTAACCTCCAACCAAGATTCTTCTAACTGTTGGAATTGAATATAATTAAATAGTTACTGCTATAACCAAAGGGAGATCAGAACGGAGTGTGCTAGCAAGCTCTCTAGTACTCTTCTTCTCCCATGCTTCCTCTCTCCCACATCCATCCATAGTTTTCCATCCTTTCAAACTCACCTTCTATCCAAACCCCCTTATCTCACAAACCTCAACCACTATACAACACTGTTGAGATCTCTTCTTCTGAAACTCATGTTTTTCTAGCTCTCACGTCACGCACATCTTGCTAAGCCCTCCATTGAAAGTAACAAACAACCAGTTCACTGCCATGAATGAGTATTGAGCTACCAGGAGGAACACAACAGCAAGCTTCCTAGGATTCTCAATCCTTCGAAGTTTGCTAGGCCTAGTCTTCGCTTACTCAGATAAAGGGGACAAGATTTTAGGTTCGGCCATGGTGATTTCACTGCCGTACAACCCTGATCAAAAGTGCCTCTACAGTaacaaaaaactactatcaccaacaacaaaacctACTCCTTATAAAAAAAACCTATGCTCCCCAaaatcaaaagctactctcactagcaacaaaagctactctcaccactAACACTAGAGAGCTACTCAAGTATCAAATGCTGCTCTCACCAAatccaaaagctactctcaccaagaACAAAAGGTACTCTTACCAACGCAAAAGGCTACTATCACCACTGCAAAAAACTACATTCACGACCAacaaaactactctcaccaatgtcaaaaactactatcaccactgtaaaaagctacaatcatcaccaccaaaagttactctcaccaacaacaaaagatactctcatcaacatcaaaaactcttctcaccaacaacaaaaagctactctcaccaacctTGAAAACCGCTTCACTTGCTCTCTTTCTAAAATGATGCAAGTGCAAGACAAATCTTGCCAGAAttcaaccacaaaaacaaaaacataaaccAGAATAAAACACCATAAAAAACATAGATACCATAACATCAAAATTGAACAATGAGGCATAAAATtaagatccaatttcattaccataactcaaaacaatacaaaagCTACTTAGAAATCAAAACAATTGAAAATTCATAGTAATTCCCTAAATCAAACCAAAGCTATCAAATTGAGTGACAAATAACAATCCACGATTTTCTGCCATTTCCAAAAACAGTAGCAATACATAATTCAAGCCACAAATCtataagaaaatcaaaaacttaGCACAACGAACCATAGAACGATCAATTCAAGTAAGCTATATTTCAGCGACGTTGTCCTCGTGCGCGGAGATGACACACTAAAAGCAAgtgcgcaatttaaccctgcaaaatgtagttgtcagtatagaataagtagggatcgttctagccaGGGATTGAAGGTACATCTGtaattgtaaaaataaataattaataaaagtaaaaagtattatttacaaaaataaaacagagaataaaaatatatacaagtaaacacaaataagggggtgttaagattataaaattgaaaattaaaataaaataaaaaaaatgtaaaaacacatgtacaagggtggaacacaaggaacaaggatcaaaaccacatctaTATGCAAgcaatccaattacaattcctatagttgattctctatgtcatgagaaagaagttgaccatgtgaaacgttaataagcaaacgatttcccatatgttactttccttgaataattgatctaagtgaaagcacctaaatcaatcatattgaacatgcaatcataatctagaaagctagctaatcaagaacacattcaacgcatgaagaacaaagaaaggatgtcaaccaaagtgcacaacctagtctgaaaaagttcatctatttgcaatcttccttaattgatttcgacttttgtccaaagctttTACTAATTatgatttaggttcacaaaactattaggtgaattattaacctaaatctagctccaattacatgaatatatcctaagttggccaccaaagaacatatacataaaaaagttttctataatccaaaatcaattaagcaatctcatataagcaacatagaaaccAACTATAAAGAAataatcacaactttatttcaaaacatataaaacgggctttaaactttgcccttaacgtcatgttaactagaattcttaactctacgaatcaaacaaaggaaaacaaaagaaagagatgaaatacaccgtgaaagatgaatgacaaagtcttgagacgaagaacttgaagatccttgaaagcatgcaatcttctagggacgacacaagggtggatggcggcttGGATCTTGAtttattgcatgacttcttctcctccttggttgagacgcaaagcttctgaagactagagaattgagagaatttTTGCCTTTTTGGTGTTTAGAAAAGAATGGGAGAAGTGGTGCATCTATATATAGGAGACGTCTGGGGCTTCTGgatccttcttttaatttctaggaATTATTTGCTTGCGCCATATAGCTTAGACCAATCAATTAATTCCACGTCAGCTTTGCTGTGTCATTCAACCAATGAGAAGCCTCCAAActaacaccttgatttaaggGAGATTATATTTTTGCTGAATTTAAAtgaataatttctgattttatctcTTCAATTTCAGCCAATAATGAATGTGGACATCAAGAAATGTATCTAGACCTGTTTTCAACCTTTCTACCTGTTGTAATCCCTTAAAATTCTCCTTCATTATTTGTAGAAGTCTCCCTTTGGCCATAATCATGTCTAGatgcatttaggatttaattgagatgtcattatccagatatattcttgaaattcggccaaaatcagTCTATGTCTAATACAGACTCCAGATTTGATTTTTAACCATCTTTTCTTGTCAAAAATGACTCTCAATCCATATCACCTTTGTAGAGGACGTTTTGAGCTTGTTCTTGGGCTCCCTTAGTCCACCCAAGTATCCTAttgtcatcaggactcctagtccAACGAGGACTCTacatttttcatcatttttcttcatttctcctaGCATGTTTCCTAGTTGACCCAGGAGTCATACTTTGACTAGGTTTCCTAATCAGACCAAGATTTTCTGGTCAGATTAGGATTTCCTGGCTAGACCAGAAAaacttcatttcagctcatttctgcaACCCTCGTGCCTTGCCTTTGTCATTCTCAACGTTCCCTTGCTCCTCATGtgcctttaagctcatttcttctctaTTTGCTCTTTGATACCTATAAATAGAAACTTTATTAAaattcctaaaaatagaaatttttattaaaatttgatttaaataaggaaataactgagtaaatatgaggaaataacattcaaaatgtcgcattaaaatgatCTTATCAGGAGACGCGAGAATCTACTCAGGCTCGCCTCCATTCTGGTCGGCTTCGACTGAGAAAGGTAATGGAGATGGAATCGGCAATGGTGTTGAGGAATGGTGCTGCCGGAGCCGAGCGAGATGGTGAGGAAGGGAGCTGTCTGAGCCGAGGCGCGTGTGGCATCTCGAGTCAGAATTAGAGATCAGAGTTACGGGGCTATGCAAGATATTGAGGCGCTGATTTCAATCATGGTGATCCTTAAGCTCAGACGTAGCCGAagatagaagaaagaagaatcatAGACTTGACGACTCTGGCGATGGTTATTCGGCCTCGGCGGGTGACaaggttttcaaattttaatGTCCGGCTTCCTCTGAATTCATTGGTGGTGGCAGTGCATTGAAAGGATGGCCAGAGATCAATTAGAGTCAAGGAACAATGATGCCGCAGCCTTGGATTGCGTGTGGTGGCCAGAGCCTTGATCGACGATGGGGTGGCTGGGCTTTAGTCGGGTTTGTGTTGTGGTTCAATTGATGGTGACGGTGATGAGAGATGGTGGCCAGAATTGATGCTTTCCAGTGATTGCAGAGggatgagaagaaaaagagagatcggggagagagagagagagagagagagagtgaatttCTTTTCGTTTTGGCCAGACTAATCATGGAGTTAGTTTTCTTCCATGAAGGGTAAATCGTTAGCGTGGAAGTAATTTAAAGAtacaagtggccttatgtgtataAGAAAACtttggtggccttatgactaatttAAGTTTCAAACTGACACTTGtgtataattttttattatgtttaatacatgtggttgagatacaTTTGTCCCTCATAATCCCTTAAAATTGTCCCTTATGTGAGCAAATATGCATATAACATTACATAAGATTGAAGTACTTACTTGAGAAAAGCTCGATcattgatgtgctcatattttcctatatttataTGCCTCTTACTCTCGGTATATATGTTTAGCTCTCCTTATTCATGGTTCATTTActttagtttagtgtttttgtaggtgtgtttcaaagaaagaagaaaagaagctaagctGAGCTAACTAACACAGAAACTGTTTTGTAGaacacctaacttcgctgaattactgggatctgctcggatggaattaggagtTCTACCCTATATGAcagaaagccccatgtgtctagtttctgaggaattttacatTTTGCAATTCTGACTTTTCtggaagaagttatggctatttaagtgaaggcagttcagcttggacgggaatctgcaacataTTTTataagttcatgtctagaaggCCCAGCACATATATTTGAAAATCTTCAATGTGTCACATCATCATTATTGAAGATCAAATCAAAGGAGGTTTAGGAATCCCTACTTGAATGGGAATTTGAGCcatataaaaagaagaaggcGCAAAGCAAGAAATGAGGATTGGGAGTGAAGATTCTGAGTTCGCGTGGAGTTGGAGGCTGCTTCCTTCGACCAGCTTCCTTCCTTTCTCTTTCACAAGTTTTATTTATGCTTTTCCTTAAGACCATCATTTTTGTTATGACTCTAAGTAGCTAACTTTGCTAGGGTCACGATGGATCCTGTTGCTTGACTATTCTATGTTTTTGGTTTGATGATTATTACTTACGAATTCAATGTTGAGTTTTTCTTGATCATCAGAATTGTTACTGATTTCAAAATTCTTTTGATTAGCTACCTTTAGGATTTTGTTTCAAGTTATATGATGCAAGAGTAGGTAGATGCCCATGCCAAATCTTGAATGCTTCTTGTGATTAAAAACCATAAATTGGTCTAGTAGATGCCATGCTATATCGGTTTACGTGATtcattttgttctatttgtGCTTAAACAGGTTCCTAAGTAGATGTCATGTTTTAGGGATACATTGAATTCTATACTCTGCCATAAGATAGTTTTCATATAAGTACTCTGCCGTAAGGCTTATATGACAGAATCTTCAACATTGATTTGTTAATTAATGATTGGAAAAACTAGAAACATTAATAGGATTGCAACAGTGAAGTTGGAAGCCCTAGTGTTTGTCATCGTTGTCCTTAAAACTCTTTCAAAAATCACATCGATTGCATTGCTTAATTTGTGTTGAATTATCTCTTTGTTTACGAAAATCACAAAAACATTTGCGTGtctttttttgttaattgttagTGTAATTTAGTCAATTTAGTTAGACGTAGGAGTTGGTTATCAATTCCCAGTTGGAACGACCTTGCACTTGCACAAGCTATACTATAACCGATTAGTGCACTTGCGAAGTTTATTTAAAATTTGACAACAATCATTCACCAAACAAAGAGTAAAGCTTGATCGAACTGACAGCACAAGCCTACAAGCTAGTACTGACATTGCGTGTTGATCTTCTCCACTGTGATCAAgttgaagtttttgtttataaaacTGGTTGAACAAGACTTTGGACTGGTTTCACTATTTATTCACCTCTGAAATATGCAAATGAACtgaactaaactaaactagggCTTCATATTCAGATTAATTTCTAATAAGTCCAAAATTCAAGACCCAAACGCATGCTTGTTAATAAATGTCTATTAATTAATACTCTAAATTTTCAAAAGAACATATTTTCGGAACTTATGGGGTTGTTTTTATAGCTTTACTTCTAATTTGCACATACTTGTTTCTTTTTATGTAATCCAACCACTCTCAGCTAATGTTTTCATAGCATATTAAAGCAGGCCGGGCACTGATCGACAAATTAGAATTGCATACAATTGTAAATGTGAAAATGTAAAACGAACTTTCATTTCACTAGGGAAAATAGTTAACTAGTGTTGAGCAATGAGGAGAACAGGATTGGCTGCATGGATTGCCGAATGGTATATGTGGTCTGCGATTGGGTGAGAACCAGAAGGATGAAGGCTGCAACCAAAAAAGTAATTTTCCATGCATGGATTACATAAATAATCACGCTTCAATTTTTCCAGCCACTTGTTCCATGTTACTTGTGTAGTAGATATTCACTTCAGCACAGAGTCCACCATAGTAGAATCGCTTGAGAAAGGTGTCATTGTAAAGCTTGTTGAAAAATTGGGAAGCATCTTCAGAGCTCAACCAACCATCCATTATTCCTTTGTCACAAAGGAAATCCGTATCCTTGCTTGAGCTGATGAGGTTACTCATTAACGGGGCAAAGATGTGatctcactactagaaaaagtaTCCATCACTCATCCGTGTGAAACCATGTTAACATTGCTCAAAGGCAATGAGGTTCCTGAACAATGGTTCTGTTAACTCTTCAGTCTCCAATTGCTAGTTGTGGAACCATAAGAGTCCCATCTCTGAAATCTATATATGCTCATTATGCTATCAGCCGCACCCCTTCTAAATTCAATGCCAGCCTCCGCGAGAATATTCACAGGAAGCATGCGTGCTGGTATATTTGTCAAGAGTGGGATGTAAGTTGCTTAtacttttctagttttcttcgTCCAGTCACTCCAGCTCGATCATGTTTTCATAACTTAAAGGGGAGCACTGAGATATGAGAGTAACATCAAGTCATTAAATGAGATATGGGTTGTCAGCTACTCAGCTTAAATTAAACAAtaatggaaaacaaatgataaaTGGCTTCTGAATTCAAAAGGTAAAAGCATCAGAGATGATGACCACCGGCCTACTAATAATCAGATAACGTTGTCACTCATATGCAATCCAACTTTATTTGAAATTCCGTAGAACAATAAGTACGTACTTACATGAAAATACATTGCCAAGGAATGAATAGCACAAAAATTAAGTAAACTAGTTAACAAACATCACTTGGGGGGAGAATGGTATTGCTGAATGGTATACATTGTCTGCAATAGGGTGAGAACCAGAAGGATAACGGCTGCAACCAAAGAAATGATTTTCCATGGATCAGATAAGTAATCATGCTTCAATCGGGCTAGCCACTGGTTCCATCTACCTTTGTAATATTCATTCACTTCAGCACAGAGCCCGCCATAGCAAAAACCAGTAACCAATGTGTCACTATAAAGCGTACTGAAGAGCTGGGAAACATCTTCAGCACCCAACCAATTTTGGATTATTCCTCTGTCACAAAGTAAAACAACATCCTCGCTGGAAGCAATGAGCTTATCCATTAAAAGGGCATAAGAAGTTATCATATGTTGGCGACCGTGATAGCACTGCTCAAAGGCTATGAGGTTTCTGAACAAAGGTTCAGTCATCTCTGCAATTTCAAGTTGTGGAATTTTGAGAACTCCATCTTTGAAATCAATACTCATTAAGCCAGCAGCAAAGCTTCTTTTGAATTCAATGCCAGCTGACTCCAAGAGAGCAGTTGCATGGGGCAGCTGTGCAGAGTCGCATTTGATTGATTCAAATCTTTTGAATGGAACAACAATAGCACTTCTTATCAGATCAAGTATGTGTAGAGTTTCATCATCGTGAGTGTAAATGGAATAATCGTTGCAATAAGCGTACAGTGATGATAGTCTGTTGAAGAATTTAAGCACAAGCGTAGTGAGGGGGACTTGTTTGTCGCAGGTAAGGCCATATAGAGACTCAAGAACAAACCAAGGCAGTTGATTTTCTAGTAGCATAAGATCATGGCAAAGATACTGGACCATGCAACTCATGTTGGATAAAGGATCATTACGCTTACAATTTGTAATTGGCACACTATCATCATTTCTCTGAAATAGTTCTAATAGGAAGCAGCCATCAATTATCATCATTTCTATGAATTGATACCGGTTAAGATGATCAATTGATTCTGCATAATAATCACGGGCACGTTTCTCAAACCCAGTAATATTATCAATACCTTGGATCAAAGCTTTTAAACTAACATTGTTTCTTAAGAGTAGAGAATTTAAATACCACTGTTTCACATCTTTCATGGTTGCAAAAAGTTTGCTGCTCCTGTGATGAAAGGGTCCGATTGAGACAACATCAGGTGCATATGCCTCTGGTTTACGTCTCCGGAGTACTTCAGGAACCCTGAAAATGCAACACGTAGCAGACAAGGGTGAATCACTGCGAAGCTCGGCTTTCATGCACTGTTCCAATGCTTCAACATCAATCTGTTCCAATGCTTCAACATCAATAATTCTACAGCAATGATCTTCCATGAGCTGACTAAACAGGCAAGTTGAATTGGCATTAGCATCGGTGTCAGTATACcaattattttgaatttgataattTGTAAGTAAAGCTTGAACAATTTCCAAGTAATATTGACTTACCAGTCTTTTTTTCACGATCCAGATTGTGAAGGGTGACTTGCACGTAGAAAGCAAAGAGTAAGCAAATTGAATTTGGTTAGACGATTGGCCAACAACCATATGAAAGAAAAACTGGAATGCAAAATTAAAAGGGCACAGAATTGATTTTATAGAAGTGGGGCACAGAATTGCTTGACGAACACTTTCACAATTAAGGACCAAAACTATTCTTGTATCTGTGGAGTGTACAAATGTATTTGGTATTTTCGGAGGGataatattcttcttctttttttctgttttcttttttcttttttgagaaaaacATAATTTCATTAAAGAGTAGAGAttataaaatacaaagggcagCAGCCCAAACAAGCAAAGGAAACTGAAAGGGAACATCCTAACAACACACAGCCCTGGAACAATAAAGCATTGCaaggattctttttttttttttatttatttatttatttatttttttgaataaagggctggtgcggctgccctcaaaccttgattaattaaactgtcgaatacaaggggggggacgttgagcctaaacccctgattacaataagcatctagagtataTCCCGAAACAACATCAGGAATCTCTACAGaagacatgtattctaacaagcaccaactagcaaagagtgcacgaatggctactccatttgctttgacatagcggtgacataacggaaaggtaactcgatatgtaacccgattacaacgtagcataattactATAATcccagctttcctactatgttgccgccggagaATAAATATGGcgacacttagcttcaccctaccactaggcggtagcgaccatttgacgaaacaaggaactcgccgcctacccagagcagacaaggcactttgagtgcaAACACAGGCCCATTGCCTGACTAGCCCTACATAACTACTGTAGGAACTTATTACTCGCAAAGAGCGCAAACATACTAAATgacataaataaaaaacaacattaaagaaataaataaacctTATTAGACCTAGGATGAAGATGAAGCCCCAGGCCCAAAAACCACTAGCCCTAGGACAAGCCCACAATCGGATTAGGGCAAAGAGGGCCCAATTACTGGATCCAGCCCAAAACAATTGCTGCAGCACCACCACTACCTTCCCATATCCCAGATCGGCGCTCCGCTGTAGCTCTCGGACCCCGGCCACCGTCGAACAAACGCCGCCGACAGAGAACCAGCAGCTGCCCTCCTCAACCAACACATCCCCAAAACTCGAGTGCTCAAAACCCTGATGACGAGAAACACCAGATATTGGACACCCATTGTCGTCAAACCCACCGTCGTCCTCCCCAACCCCTACTGCTAGATCCGAAAGTCTGACCGACACCCCACACCCGGACACCCTCTGCTGCCGCGCACCCCCACCCCGTGCAGTCACCGCCATAAACCGAAATCCAACAAGCTTGGACCAACTCCGCCCCATGCTCCGATCACCAGGCCAAATCCCTGAGCCCATATCCCGTCCGACAGCAACTGACGCACGCCGGCCAGGCCAAAGGCCTGTGCCAACGCCGCAGCGCAGCCGGACGAGAACAAGAGAAGACGGCAACAAGCTTTTCCTCGAAACCTAGCGCGTggcttatttttttatttattttaagagAAGAGAATTGCGTATTATTAAGCAATTTAGTTCATTACAAACAGATATAAGTACATTGGATAACCAATGAAGTCTATCCGCTACCCAATCTTCAATGCAAGAAATGAAAGCACATTCCTAGCTAATATATGTGTTGCCTAAGGGCCAGTTTTAAAGGACTGTAAGAggcaaatgcatctcaaccacatttattaaatataaaaacagaaattataacaacttaaaactgtgcatttattttcagccgtcagattcacttatctctcacagtcccttaaaaactatCCCTTAAGTAAGCAGGCCTTTACATTCTTATGGGTATATCTGCAGATCTGGATTGAAGAAGCGGAAAAATGTCCTCATTTTTTTAACAATATACCTTTCACACCAAATTATATTTGGAGAGTGAAAGCCATAATAACTAGGTTCATAGAAAAACAATGGTAGCCCCAAACCGCATCATATAGTTCATTGATCTTAGTAGCATTTGTGAACACAAACTCACCCACAGAGGCGACCAAGAGAGCATGGGGCGGAACAACACAAAATTTTCTGCTCCCAATTGCTAATTAATACCTTGCATGGAAGGAGTACCCAACCAATTACATACAAGTTTTAGAATCAGTATAGAAATGTAATCTATTGGATGACACTACAAGAAAATGAGACGTCTACGACCTGCAAAGCACACCGTAAATGACAATTTACGATGTGCATGCAAAGCCGTGCAAAAATACGTCCTTAAAGATCACATCATAAAAATCattactttttaatttttttacggCCAAATTTTGCAAGCCATAAATGACCCAATAGCATGAGTTAAAATTTAGTTTAAGTGCTTTACACGCTGtaaattcaattttttaaaaaaaatggaaaatgtAACCCAAagattatttaaataaataaaaaaatattagtcAAGTAAGTACCTGAACATAAATTTGTATTTGAGATAAGAAAAAAGACTGAGTTGTGCGATCTCTCCGGGCCAAACGCCGTCGGCGCTCGCGCTGCTGCGTTTCTGGTCCGGGAGAAGATGTTGGTCTGGGATTGCAGCGTGGTTCCTTGGCAAAAGCATGGCCACGGCTGGAGAAAGGAGGGTCGATCTTGGTGAGGGCAGATCAAATTTGATATGTTCCTCCCGGATCGTGGGCAAGGGCATTCAAGGAGCAGCGCTGGGGTGAGGCTGGCCGGCGGCCAAATCAGGCGTCATTGCTGCATGGGGGATCTGTGCAGCGGCTGAGATCTTGATCTCATGGAAGTGATGGGGCCGGCAAGGGCCTAGCTCGTTTTGGGATCTGGTTTTGGACGTTGATCGGTTTCCGATGTGGTTTGTGGGGTAACCTGCGAAGGATCACGGTGGTGCGACAGCGTAAGATTGTGGCGCGGTGGCGTAGTAGTCCAAGGAGGCAGCCTGATGCCAGCGGATGGTTTTGGTGGAGTTTCCCTTATAGGCTTCTTTGGAGGTTGGAGGTTGAAGGTGATCGGGTTTGGTCGTGGTCACAAGATGGTGAGTGGTTGGTCAAACCTTTCTTGAAATTGTTGTTGGGAAGGCGGTGGCTGCTGCTCGAAGTGTTGACTGGGTCGATTCCGGTTTGGCTTCTTGACTGCAGTGTGTTGGCGGTGGTGCGTCTACCATTGTGGGGCCCATCTTTTTTCCGAGTTGGTGAAGCATGGGGGTGTGAGCTTGTGTTCCAGAAGGCTGGGCCTGGGCTCCTCTAGCCAGTTTTGCTGCGGTAGTTGTTTAGTTTGCTGTTTAGTTGGTTATGTTTTTCTTAGTTAATAAGTCCATACTCTGTCGAGTTACGATTGTCATCGTGGATTCTGGCGAGCGGTTGGATTTGAATAGCTGGTTTGTTGTTAATCAAACCCAATCTTACGCAGGCGTACTGCCGTGTGTTTCATTATCAGCCTGTGTTAGGGATTCCGGGAGATCCTGGGATGACCCACCCAATAGTTTTCCGTTGTGGTCAAATCCTGTTCCAGTAATTGCCACCTATTTTGGTCAATT is a window from the Rosa chinensis cultivar Old Blush chromosome 2, RchiOBHm-V2, whole genome shotgun sequence genome containing:
- the LOC112184563 gene encoding UPF0481 protein At3g47200, translated to MEDHCCRIIDVEALEQIDVEALEQCMKAELRSDSPLSATCCIFRVPEVLRRRKPEAYAPDVVSIGPFHHRSSKLFATMKDVKQWYLNSLLLRNNVSLKALIQGIDNITGFEKRARDYYAESIDHLNRYQFIEMMIIDGCFLLELFQRNDDSVPITNCKRNDPLSNMSCMVQYLCHDLMLLENQLPWFVLESLYGLTCDKQVPLTTLVLKFFNRLSSLYAYCNDYSIYTHDDETLHILDLIRSAIVVPFKRFESIKCDSAQLPHATALLESAGIEFKRSFAAGLMSIDFKDGVLKIPQLEIAEMTEPLFRNLIAFEQCYHGRQHMITSYALLMDKLIASSEDVVLLCDRGIIQNWLGAEDVSQLFSTLYSDTLVTGFCYGGLCAEVNEYYKGRWNQWLARLKHDYLSDPWKIISLVAAVILLVLTLLQTMYTIQQYHSPPK